In Acidobacteriota bacterium, one genomic interval encodes:
- a CDS encoding tetratricopeptide repeat protein: protein MIICPILSQQRRGEDGSTTWEHHECIEDGCAFWAAEAKDCSLRASGFSILRREAAEAAAPAAVPLPAPDLSTILEAPLARLADVERKLQELGDRSAAASRDLGIRLLEGVAALEQPVNALRDEVGRLHSRFEETAGTLAQASAVIEEHRRREDLRTAEEARAEAAECNARGMALFHRGAFEAGEAAFRRAVDLDGGLAEAHNNLGLALSRLGRPDEAVGSFERALQIRPDLAAALNNLGFMMHEGSRFEEAVDLFRRAAVTGRDASAAYTNLGNACYRLSRRTEAVDAWRKALESDPLNEDAARGLRLFEGAEASR, encoded by the coding sequence ATGATCATCTGCCCGATCCTGTCGCAGCAGCGCCGAGGGGAGGACGGCTCCACGACGTGGGAGCACCACGAGTGCATCGAGGACGGATGCGCCTTCTGGGCCGCCGAGGCGAAGGACTGCTCCCTTCGCGCCTCCGGATTCTCGATTCTCCGCCGCGAGGCCGCGGAGGCCGCAGCGCCCGCGGCCGTTCCTCTGCCGGCCCCGGACCTGTCCACGATTCTCGAGGCCCCGCTCGCCCGCCTCGCCGACGTCGAGCGCAAGCTCCAGGAGCTGGGAGACCGGAGCGCCGCGGCGAGCCGCGACCTGGGGATCCGCCTCCTCGAGGGAGTCGCCGCGCTCGAGCAGCCCGTCAACGCGCTCCGCGACGAGGTCGGGAGGCTGCACTCCCGGTTCGAGGAGACCGCGGGAACTCTCGCGCAGGCCTCGGCCGTGATCGAGGAGCACCGGCGGCGCGAAGACCTCCGGACGGCGGAGGAGGCCAGGGCCGAGGCCGCCGAGTGCAACGCCCGGGGGATGGCGCTCTTCCATCGGGGCGCCTTCGAGGCGGGGGAGGCCGCGTTCCGGCGCGCCGTCGATCTCGACGGCGGCCTGGCGGAGGCGCACAACAATCTGGGGCTCGCTCTCTCTCGCCTCGGGCGGCCCGACGAGGCCGTGGGCTCGTTCGAGAGGGCGCTCCAGATCCGCCCCGATCTGGCCGCCGCGCTGAACAATCTCGGGTTCATGATGCACGAAGGGTCGCGGTTCGAGGAGGCCGTCGATCTGTTTCGCCGCGCGGCGGTCACGGGCCGCGACGCCTCGGCGGCGTACACCAACCTCGGAAACGCCTGCTACAGGCTCAGCCGCAGGACCGAGGCGGTGGACGCCTGGCGCAAGGCTCTCGAGTCCGATCCCCTGAACGAGGACGCGGCGCGCGGGCTGCGACTCTTCGAAGGCGCGGAGGCTTCACGATGA